In one Sphingomonas hankookensis genomic region, the following are encoded:
- a CDS encoding Re/Si-specific NAD(P)(+) transhydrogenase subunit alpha translates to MKVALLAEQAAGERRVAATPETVKKLIGLGAEVAVETGAGTAASIDDAAYAAAGATIGGRAQILADADIVLGVAAPAPESLSGAKRGAWLLGSLNPFGDRARIEGYAALGLEALAMEWMPRITRAQSMDILSSQANLAGYKAVLDAASEYGRAFPMMMTAAGTISAARVFVMGVGVAGLQAIATARRLGAQVSATDVRSATREQILSLGAKPIFVEKVAGIEGEGAGGYAGEMSAEYQAAQAELVSAHIAKQDIVITTALIPGRPAPRLISDAQIASMRPGSVIVDLAVEQGGNVEGSVAGEVVQRHGVNIVGHRNVASRLAADASALFARNLYNFLAAYWDKDAGRPILPADDEVTQAIRLTQDGQVTNTRLTA, encoded by the coding sequence GTGAAGGTCGCGCTGCTCGCCGAACAGGCCGCCGGCGAACGCCGGGTCGCCGCGACCCCCGAAACGGTTAAGAAGTTGATCGGCCTCGGCGCCGAGGTGGCGGTGGAAACGGGGGCGGGGACGGCTGCGTCGATCGACGATGCCGCCTATGCCGCCGCCGGCGCCACCATCGGCGGCCGCGCGCAGATACTGGCCGATGCCGACATCGTGCTGGGCGTCGCCGCGCCCGCGCCGGAAAGCCTTTCCGGCGCAAAGCGCGGTGCATGGCTGCTGGGGAGCCTCAATCCGTTCGGCGACCGCGCGCGGATCGAAGGGTACGCCGCGCTCGGGCTGGAGGCGCTGGCGATGGAATGGATGCCGCGCATCACCCGCGCCCAGTCGATGGACATCTTGTCGTCGCAGGCGAACCTGGCGGGGTACAAGGCGGTGCTCGACGCCGCATCGGAATATGGTCGCGCCTTCCCGATGATGATGACGGCGGCCGGTACGATCAGCGCGGCGCGGGTATTCGTCATGGGCGTCGGCGTGGCGGGCTTGCAGGCGATCGCCACCGCGCGCCGGCTGGGGGCGCAGGTCAGCGCGACCGACGTGCGCTCGGCGACCAGGGAACAGATCCTGTCTCTGGGCGCCAAGCCGATCTTCGTGGAGAAGGTTGCAGGCATCGAGGGCGAAGGCGCGGGCGGCTATGCCGGCGAAATGAGCGCCGAGTATCAGGCCGCACAGGCCGAGCTGGTCTCCGCCCATATCGCGAAACAGGACATCGTCATCACCACCGCGCTGATCCCGGGCAGGCCCGCTCCCCGGCTCATCAGCGACGCGCAGATCGCCTCGATGCGGCCGGGCAGCGTCATCGTCGACCTCGCGGTCGAACAGGGCGGCAATGTCGAAGGATCGGTCGCGGGCGAGGTGGTTCAGCGACACGGTGTCAACATCGTCGGCCATCGCAACGTGGCGAGCCGCCTTGCCGCGGACGCATCGGCATTGTTTGCGCGCAACCTTTACAACTTTCTGGCCGCCTATTGGGACAAGGACGCCGGCCGCCCGATCCTGCCCGCCGATGACGAGGTAACGCAGGCGATCCGCCTGACGCAGGACGG
- a CDS encoding aa3-type cytochrome c oxidase subunit IV: MAVEGRPPAHAGTYNSFLRWFTWGTVICALIAALVIYLIAG, from the coding sequence ATGGCAGTAGAAGGCCGCCCGCCCGCCCATGCCGGGACGTACAACAGCTTCCTGCGCTGGTTCACCTGGGGCACCGTGATCTGCGCCCTGATCGCCGCACTGGTCATCTATCTGATCGCGGGCTGA
- a CDS encoding sigma-54-dependent transcriptional regulator: MTRDGQRLLMVIDDEPAQRRLVAAIAGRRGWRTLFARDGESALAMLGTPDGMALDAVLLDHWSPDADATALIAELRRNRPALPILLLTANESVAGAVAAMRAGASDFLVKPIAAERLLTALEAAAGGATRGELRPLTEKLSMTLAFEEIVGSAPQFRAALAIAAKAARARVPVLIEGESGVGKEVVADAIHAASPRARKPMVRVNCGAIPANLVESELFGHEKGAFTGAFERKIGRFQEADGGTIFLDEIGEMPFETQVKLLRVLQSGEIHAVGARHPREVDVRVIAATNKTLTQEVEAGRFREDLYYRLNVVQVTIPPLRDRIGDIPALARHLMARIAQQPGLRPLGITDDAIALLGTYPWPGNVRQLQNALFRAAVLCDGDALTRADFPEIAQIAEGGAPQPVLPAQRHDVAGGVTLFRPDGNLRALEEIEADVIRLAIGHYRGRMTEVARRLGIGRSTLYRKLGELGIDQNAA; encoded by the coding sequence ATGACGCGCGACGGGCAAAGGCTGTTGATGGTGATCGACGACGAACCGGCGCAGCGGCGGCTGGTCGCGGCGATCGCGGGGCGGCGCGGGTGGCGCACGCTGTTCGCGCGGGATGGGGAAAGCGCGCTGGCGATGCTCGGCACGCCCGACGGCATGGCGCTGGACGCGGTGCTGCTGGACCATTGGTCGCCGGATGCCGATGCGACCGCGCTGATCGCCGAATTGCGCCGCAACCGCCCGGCGCTGCCGATCCTGTTGCTCACCGCCAATGAATCGGTGGCGGGCGCGGTCGCGGCGATGCGCGCGGGGGCGAGCGATTTCCTGGTCAAGCCGATCGCCGCCGAACGGCTGCTGACCGCCCTGGAAGCCGCGGCCGGTGGTGCCACGCGCGGCGAGCTGCGCCCACTGACCGAGAAACTGTCGATGACGCTGGCATTCGAGGAGATCGTCGGGTCGGCCCCGCAATTCCGCGCTGCCCTCGCCATCGCCGCCAAGGCGGCCCGCGCGCGGGTGCCGGTGCTGATCGAGGGCGAAAGCGGGGTCGGCAAGGAAGTGGTCGCGGATGCGATCCACGCCGCATCCCCGCGCGCCCGCAAGCCGATGGTGCGGGTCAATTGCGGCGCGATCCCCGCCAATCTGGTCGAAAGCGAGCTGTTCGGCCACGAAAAGGGCGCGTTCACCGGCGCGTTCGAACGCAAGATCGGCCGGTTCCAGGAAGCGGACGGCGGCACGATCTTCCTCGACGAGATCGGCGAAATGCCGTTCGAGACGCAGGTGAAGCTGCTGCGGGTGCTGCAATCGGGCGAGATCCATGCGGTCGGCGCGCGCCATCCGCGCGAGGTGGACGTGCGCGTCATCGCCGCGACCAACAAGACGCTGACGCAGGAGGTCGAGGCCGGACGGTTCCGCGAGGACCTGTATTACCGGCTGAACGTCGTGCAGGTGACGATCCCGCCGTTGCGCGACCGCATCGGCGACATTCCCGCGCTGGCCCGCCACCTGATGGCGCGGATCGCGCAGCAGCCGGGGCTGCGGCCGCTGGGGATCACCGACGATGCCATTGCGCTGCTCGGCACCTATCCGTGGCCGGGCAATGTCCGCCAGTTGCAGAACGCGCTGTTCCGTGCGGCGGTGCTGTGCGACGGGGACGCGCTGACCCGGGCCGATTTCCCCGAGATCGCACAGATCGCGGAAGGCGGCGCGCCGCAGCCGGTGCTGCCCGCGCAACGCCACGATGTTGCGGGCGGTGTCACGCTGTTCCGCCCCGACGGAAACCTGCGCGCGCTGGAGGAGATCGAGGCCGACGTCATCCGCCTCGCCATCGGCCATTATCGCGGGCGGATGACCGAGGTCGCCCGGCGGCTGGGGATCGGGCGGTCGACGCTGTATCGGAAATTGGGCGAATTGGGGATCGACCAGAACGCCGCTTGA
- a CDS encoding pseudouridine synthase — protein MARLILLNKPYDVLSQFTDRGTQGARATLSDHVAVPGVYPAGRLDRDSEGLLLLTDDGRLQARIADPRFKLPKTYLVQVEGAPDAAALDRLRQGVALNDGPTRPAEVMAIDPPDLWERVPPIRFRKSVPDHWLSLTIREGRNRQVRRMTAAVGLPTLRLVRWRIGPWSVEGLAPGEWREVVA, from the coding sequence ATGGCGCGGCTGATCCTTCTCAACAAACCCTATGACGTGCTGTCGCAATTCACCGATCGCGGGACGCAGGGCGCGCGTGCCACGCTGTCGGACCATGTCGCGGTGCCCGGCGTCTATCCCGCCGGGCGGCTTGACCGCGACAGCGAGGGGCTGTTGCTGCTGACCGACGACGGCCGCCTGCAGGCGCGGATCGCCGATCCCCGGTTCAAGCTGCCCAAGACCTATCTCGTGCAGGTAGAGGGCGCGCCCGACGCCGCCGCGCTCGACCGGCTGCGGCAGGGCGTCGCGCTCAACGACGGCCCGACCCGCCCGGCGGAGGTGATGGCGATCGACCCGCCCGACCTGTGGGAGCGCGTGCCGCCGATACGCTTCCGCAAGAGCGTGCCCGACCATTGGCTGTCGCTCACCATCCGCGAAGGGCGCAACCGGCAGGTGCGGCGGATGACGGCGGCGGTCGGCCTGCCGACGCTCCGGCTGGTGCGCTGGCGGATCGGGCCGTGGAGTGTCGAAGGGCTGGCGCCGGGGGAATGGCGGGAGGTGGTCGCCTGA